Within Triticum dicoccoides isolate Atlit2015 ecotype Zavitan chromosome 1B, WEW_v2.0, whole genome shotgun sequence, the genomic segment GTGGTAGATCGCCTGCTTCGTGGGGACCACTTTGACAAGGGCAACCTTGCCAATCGCCATGATGTTGCCTCCCTGCCAGGGGACAAGCTTACCCACCACCTTGTCGACGAGAGGCTCCAAATCATTCCTTCATTGATGGTGCATAAACATTGGTAGCCCGAGATATATCTTGGGGAAGGAGGCCTACTTGGCAGGAAAAACCTCGAGGACCTTGTCAAGTTCGATGCCGGTGCATCGGATGGGGGCCACAAGCATCTCTTCAATTTTGTCACAAAGGCTTGTGACCTCCCCAAACCCATGCAAAATGGCGGTAGGGCGCTTAATATCCACCCGAATTGGCGCAACAAAACGGCcgcgtcatctacatataagaggtTCCAAGGAAAGCGGCACTCCCATTCACCAGATGGAGATGGTCCCGGTGAGTGGTGATGTCCAGGAGGTTCTGAATAAGGTCGATCACAAACACAAAGAGAAGTGGGGAGAGTGGGTCTCCATGCGAAAGGCCCCTCCCATGCTTGATCGGCTCCCCATGAACTCAGTGAGACCTCAAAGTTGAGGATTACATAAGAGTGGCAAGCATGTACCGGAATTTCACCAGGAACCCCCTATGGTGAAGAAGATTGAGCAAGTGGTCCCACCAAACAGAATCGAAGGTCTTCTTGGTGTCCAACTTAAACAGGAGAGTTGGCTTCTTTAACCTGTGCACCTTACGCCCCAATTGGAATCATGTGTCCTTCTCTGGCCTTGTGCAGCATGGATCCGAAGTGCTCCTGGATCAACTTCTCTTCCTCATCATGATGCACCATATTTTTTGACTGAAATCATGATGCACCATTGCGGAACCGGTGGACGAAGTTCTTCCTTTACGGGCATTCACACGAAGGTGAAACAAAATCACGTGTTGGCGTCACCCTCCTTGATGTTAGATAATCCGCGAGCATTTCCTTTTATCATGCTCGCTCGAGGACGACCAGGCTAATGGCCCTCCTCCTCAAATCTCCCTCCTCCAGTGATAAAGTTCTCAAATCTTTTCTGTCGAGTACTCGAGTTCAACAGCTGATAACTCCACAGTTACACTTGTTCGTGCTAGTTGACACCTGATAATCTCCTGTTGTCACGAGCCTAGTAAATCTGGTTTGTACTCTGTTTGGTTGATACTGGTCTGTACTCTGTTTTCAGGTTACCTGGAAGGGCCTTTGCAAGGGGAGGGCACGTATGGCTTAGTAGAGCAAATGAAGTTGACAGCAAGGCCTTCTCAAGAGCAATACTTGCCAGGGTACTTTTCTTTTCTTGATTTTCCCAAGCCATTCGTCAGCTGGCACTTAATCTGCAGTGCGTGTAAAATCGTAATTAAACACTTAAGCATGACAAAAACTGGATGAACAAATTGAGTAGAAAGAATGAAAAAGCATAATTCTTTACGTAATGGTAGACATACAAATTGATTGGAGTGGAGTAACAGCAGGAAATGCATACCAGTGATCGGAGTAGGAATATGTGCAACAGGAAATGGAAAGTGTACAAACATGCTAATGGCGAAGCCAACACGAATCTGTACAGTTCAGTTTTCCCCCTTCTTTGTCTGATGATATTTTCCTTCTCATTTGGTGCATAACAAATTTCGGTGGCAATGAATTGCAGAGTGCAGGAATCAAGGTATTTCCCCTACAAGCATAGCTATTTACCAATTATGAATTTCTACCTACAAACTTCGTCCAATATCCATTAACTGTACATCAACCATATCACAGACGGTCGTATGCATTCCGATTGTCGACGGTGTCCTGGAAATCGGGACCACAGAAAAGGTGAATTCACAGTATTATTTCATAATTAAACTCACCTGCTTCTAATTACTTCTGCCAAAAATAAAATCTGCTTCTTATAACTGTGAGGAAAAATCAGAGAAACTAGAGGCTCCGACTAATCAAAATGCACATATTTTAGGTGGAGGAAGAGATGGGTTTGGTCCAGTATGCAATGGCCATCTTCATGGATCAACAAGAAACCCACATGATCCCCAGCATCTGCCATTCCAACCAAACCAGTCACATTGATCAACAGTCACTCCAAACACACACTGGTCAGACAAAGCCGGAGCCAAACAAGTTTGACCCAGAGTACGAGGATGATGAGATGGAGTACGACGAAGACGAGATCGATGCGGGGTGTGCATCGGGTTCGGAGACCAATACCGGATGGGATTACtgccggcatggtccaccgaaCATTACAAGCAATGATGATCATGCAACACATAATGCAGGGAGGAGCAGCGAGCTGATGCAGGTTGAGATGTCGGAGAGGGTGAGAGATGGGTGCTCAAGCAATTTGGGCGATGAGATCCAAATGCTGATGGTCTGCCAGAATGGTACTAGTGACCATTCCAATTTGCATGTGCAAGATGAGCCCTGGCATTTTCTCTATGAGGAGTTGTGCAGTGGCTACCCCCAGTCGTCAGGTATTCCCATTTCTCATTCCCATGATTTTTCTGGCTAGCATCTGACCTCTCTTAATGTCCTCCCTATATCCCAGCTGCAGGTGAAGATCAAGCTATGGCTGAAAATGCTCACTACGCACACACAGTCTCGCTGATCCTGCATCGCAACAACGCCCGGAGACAGGCCGACGGCCTGAACACCAGGTCCTACCTGGCAGTCTCACACCGATCTTCATTCTCCAGATGGGATGCTGGCATCCATGGACGCACGGTCGCCGAAGGCACCACCCGGCAGAAGATGCTCAAGAGTGTCCTCCTGTTCTTCAATGCTGCCTGCAACAAGCCACCTGGTGATCTGATTCTGAGGTGCGACGAAGCCGGTGCGCGGAGGGAGGTCGACTTCGGCGCCAGCCATGTCATGCAGGAGCGGAAAAGAAGGGAGAAGCTCAACGAGAGGTTCATCATCCTGCGGTCCCTGGTGCCCTTCGTCACCAAGGCACGCACACAATCTTCAGCCAAAAAGATTCGGTCATGTATGTTTGCAAATTCAGACGTCTTTTTTGCGTGGTTGTCAGATGGACAAAGCGTCGATACTCGGGGACACGATCGAGTACGTGAAGCAGCTGACGAAGCGCATCCAGGACCTTGAATCGTCGACGGTCAGGGGGGCGGCGATGCCGAAAGAGAAGCGTGCGCTGCTGACGGGGAAGGAAgggcccagcagcagcagcggtagcagcagcagcgcCCCTGTGGCCACGGACGTGCAGGTGTCCATCATCGAGAGCGACGCGCTGCTGGAGCTCCGGTGCCCCGACAGGCGCGGCCTGCTGGTGACCATCATGCAGGCGCTCCAGGAGCAGCTCCGGCTCGAGGTCACCTCCGTCCAGGCGTCGTCGGACCACGGCGTGCTGCTCGCCGAAATGCGAGCCAAGGTACAGCTATTCTTGGTTCATTCATCTGTCTGAACGTTACTGTTAATGCTGGAATCTTGTTTGCTGCATGAATACATGCAGGTGAGGGAGGTGCATGGGAGGAGCAGCAGCATTTCTCAAGTGAAGAGAGCGATCCATCTCATCATCTCATCGGGATGAGTGGATATGCAACAGAATTGTAGCATATGCCACCAGCTCTCCCTTGATGCTTATGAGTCGATAAAAAGCACTAAAGATGACCACTGTTTATCAGGCTttgctttttcttttcttttttggtatTATTTTTAGCCTCTGTTCATATATGTCAACACTAAAGATGATGCCTTAAAGAAGAACGCCAAGGATGATGCTTTGCCAATCTTGTTTAATTGCAAAACTATCATAAAGCTTTATTGCACTTGAACGGCCACTTCCTTGATTTCTTTTGTTCTCTTGTTAACCAATGTTGTTGGTTTTGGATTTCTGGTTGTTGAGCGCCCTTTGTTAGAATATAAATCCTCTAGGATTAACATAAATAAGATCTTGATCTCATGAGTAGGATAAAATTAGAGTGCATCACCAGTTTGATAAAATTATATCCCGTTTCTTCTGGCAAAAGAAGGGGATGCAAAGTTACCCGTATGGTCAAATTGGGAGACCATCTGTTCTCCCAAGGAAGTTGGGGAACTCGGGGTGATTAACACCAAGGTCATGAACTGATGCCTTATCGTCAAATGAGCGTGGAAGCTCCTACAGGGCAAGGGGTTTTTGGCTGCATATTTTTAGGAATAAGTACAAAAAATATTCCGATTTTATTTTGCACTAAATCAGAGGAAAAATAATAACTTTTTGTAACACATCCATCACAATGCAAGTACAAAAATACCCTTCAAAAATTACTTTGAGATCCAGATATTTTATAAGGGGGTGTAGTAAGAAAAGATAAGCAACAACAGCAAACAACAAGAACGGCTCTTTATTATTAGCAACAAAAGGTCAGAAAACAAAGTGAATGACAAGACCCGTGTAGTGACCAAGACAGATTTATGTGCCCAAAGGGGGATAAGTTGATCAAGACATCACGGAATTCAGCATCTTCGTGACTGCGGACTAATGTAGGAACAACCCTGTTTGGGTGCCTGCGGCCCCTGCATCTTCTGATCAGCCATCCATCTGGCAAACTCTGACGGAATTTCGCGCTTCCCATACGCAAGGAGCCATCCAAACCTGAACCAATAACAGCGCTCTGGTATGGAGTCGGGTTTTTCAGCACTTGCGAGAAGTACTAATCTGAAAATCTGCTAAAAGCATCCCTGCCCACACCATCTACTTTGCTTTTTTTAGCCTACAAAATAAATAGACACTTTAAGAAGAAAACATTGCAGAGAAAGATAACATGCCCCATAGCAACCAAGATAAAATGTAATGCATTTTTGCATCTAGCTAGTATGAAATGTAGAGAGTGGGGCAGGTGCAGAGAATATATAGAACAAAAACTTTGCTCACTAGTGAGGAGTCTCTCAGAAGTGGCTGAAATTTCTTTTCAGATATTTCACGGACTGCATTCCTACATGTGGGGCGCATGAATCGCAAAAGTAAAACaaaaaagttcattatgatgtactccctccgttctctaATATAATACCTTTTACTTTTTCTTGATTCATATGTATCTAGACACATTTTAGTGTGTGTATTCACTCATTTTAATACATATGTAGTCAATATTCTGAAAtagctaaaaggtcttatattagggAACGGAAGGAGTAGTAATAATGGAGGGGGAGAACTGTCTGCTGGAAAAAATCAAATAGTGCATCATCTAAGGCCTTGTTCCTCCTTGGAAAGCTCAATGCCTGCACAAATGAAAACTAGAAGAGAATGAACCGACGCCGGTAGACCAAAAAAGAAGCTACATTAACAAGATATAAGATCAATTGGTTTATGTACTAATTGAAAATTCAGAGAACTAAtgggatatactccctccgtccgggaataCTTGTCCAAAAAAATGAATGTATctcgacatattttagttctaggtaCATCCATTTGTATACATTTCTCCGACaactatttccggacggagggagtacaatatagaACACTCCTCTTGACATGTCACGACCAAAGGTGCAGTCAATGACATGAAGCAAGACAAATTTTGACTTGAACATTATGACAGCTAATAACATATACTTTATTTTACTTCAGTAAGTTCTACATTCTTTCTGAATCTGAAAAAACACCATTGAAGGTAAAGGTACATTGCTAATTCAAACCAGAACAGACTGAACTACCATTGATAGACAAAAAAAAAATCCAGTTTCTACTAGTTATATATTCAGGCTCTACTCGCATTATATACCTCGAAGTAGACCTAATTATATTGAGGCTCTACTAATTATATATGTAAGTATTGATTAGAGCACTTAACTTTTTCATTTTCAGATACACAGAAGGAAAACCATTGTTCTACCCAGATTAACCAACTGGGTGAAATCATGCAACACCTAGCATGCTCACTGAATTCGATCACAACAATCAGAAAAATTAGGCACAGGAGACACAAAATCATATGGAAAAGGCTATCGGATGATTTCAGATTCAGACTCCAAACATTGATTCTTCTTTCTATAGCAAATCAAATAATTTCTAGACCAAATCACACACTCTAATTTACATGTTTTGAACACATGCAGATTTTATTTTGCACAAAATCAGAGAAAATTTTGAGTTCTTGTAACATATCCATCGCAATGCAAGTACGTAAATACCCTTCAAAAATTGCTTTAAGATTCAGATAAGTTTTAAAGGGGTGCGGTAAGAAAAGGTAAGCAACAACAGCAAACAAACAAGAACGGCTCTTTATTAAGAAGCTACATTAATAAGATATGAGATCAATTGGTTTAGGTACTACTTGAAATTCAGAGAACTGATGCGAACATAGAACACTTATCTTGACGTGTCACGACCAAAGGTGCAGTCAGTGATATGAAACAAGACAACTTTGACTTGAACATCATGACAGCTAATAACATATACATTGTTTTACTTCAGTAAGCTCTACATTATGTCTGAACTGAAAAAAAAAGTGACTATTGATGGCAAGACTTTGTTGTGTCAATAACAGTAATAGCATATCAACACCTATCATGTGGATACCATAAATTATTCTTGGATATATAAGCAAAACAAACAACATTCAGCTGCGAGAATTGTAAACTATACAAATATGACAAAATGAACGAAAAAAGGCCATCAGCTTCAGATAAAGGGATTAATCCTGCAATAATGAGGCACAGAAACTAACACGTCAGGATAATCACTCACTCTTCATTTGAAAAATCCTACAAGGAAACCAAGCCTAATTTACTCTTCACTAGGCCAAAAGCCAAAAAAAGAAATGCTCACTGAATTCGATCACAGCAATCAGAAAAATTAGGCACAGGAGACACAAAATCATATGGAAAAGGCTATAGGAAGAGTGCACAATGAAGGATCCACAGCTACGTTTGCTGTGTGCATCCCAGTTACATCGCCGGAGGACCGCTAAAATGTCGGTTCCAACAGAAAGCAGAGTTGCTGCTGAACAAGTCTAGCAAGAACAATCAAGTATGGCCAAAAATCCCTACAAACTAAAGGAGGCAGACCCATACTCCTCTCAGCCTAGCATGGAAGCGTATCAAAGCATTCGATCAGGCGCCAAAAATTGCCGATAGCTCGCTGTACTGCGGCAAAGACCAACAATAGCCGGTGCCGCTGCTGATCGGCAGTGTGGTGGGCCTGGATGTGGCGTGGTCGGGCGAGAAGCAGCTGTAGCTCTCCACCGTCGATGCCTCACTGACTTGTGACGACTCTGGCGTGGCCCAATCTTGGCCAGGGAGGAGGGAGGTGGTGCCATTGGAGGAGGTCAGGGCGGACGGCTGGAAGGCCCAAGCGCCGGTGTTATCGCTCGGGGGAGTCATGGCATTGTAGCAGGTCAGCTCGGAGCTGGCTGGTGAGACGAGCTCGTAATTGCCCAGCAGTGCCGTCGACGTGCCGCTCAGGTCCGAATTCGCTGGCGTGGGCGAATCTTGGGCGCGGCGGAGGAAGGCGGTGCCGTCGAAGGTCAGGGAAGGGTTGGCGCCCATGGAGAAGCTGGGAATCAGCGGTGTGGCTGTGGGTGCTCTGCGTACCGGCGGTTCTTGCGGTTCTTGCTCTGCCTGCGGCCGCTCGACTGGAAGCAAGAACGCTTCTTGAATCCCCGATGTAGCAACCAGGGTGGGCGGATTTGGTGCGGCAGGAGACGGACGGAACTGCAGGCATCGCCTCACGCGGGCCGAGGAGCCCTCGCCGGAGCGCTCGCCCGCGGCCGCCGCCTTCCTCTTGGATCCGGACATCGACGACGACCCAGACGAAATGGGTTTCGAGGCGGACCGGCCAGCACGACGCTTCTTGTAGATTTTGCAGAGTGCGGGCATGGCCTCGCCGGGGCGAGGGTCTTCTTGGCTGAACTCGAGCATCAGccagccgttcttgggctcgtaggTGAAGGGTTGGCGGTACCCGACGACGGCGCCGCCCGCGTCGAGCACGTCGCACCGCGCCTTCTCCGAATGCCAGGTGCCGACCCCACCCGCGACGGCGCGGCACCTGCGGGTGTCCCGGCTGCTCTGGGCCCGCACGGAGGTGAAGAAGTACCACTCCCTGCCCTCCCCGTCGTTGCTCGCCGAGGCGGGGAGGAGGCCGGTGAcgaccgccgcgggctcggccgcgTACACGTCCGCGTTGTGGATgtacggggcggcggcgacggggagcGGGAGCCCGGAGATCTTGCGCTGGAGGTAGATCGTGATGAGGTCGGCGTCGCCGGGCGCGAAGATGAGGCCACGGGGCGAGTCGGGCGTACGCGGGGACGCCATGAGAGGAGGAGGGACGGAGCTTGACAGCTAGGGTTTGAAGGCGCGTGCGCGGGGGAGGGGCGGAGAGGAGAGGGGAATCTGCGCGCGTGTGGCTGGGGTCGAACGCTTTCCTTTTGAAATTTGGTGCGGGGACGGGAAATCGTGTATGTGGAAGTGAAAACAGGGAGAGAGGTGACCTTCGTGTTTGGGTTGCTAGAGCATCTCTCCAGCCGTTGCGGCCCCATAGGCTTGCAAAAGCGCCCCCTCGCGGTCAGGTTAGTGGGACTGATAGTAGGTGTCCCACCACAGCCCACTTAATTCCAACACATTTTGAT encodes:
- the LOC119350260 gene encoding transcription factor BHLH42-like, which gives rise to MASSGEVHRSLQAVAQGLRWTYAILWQLCPDQGALVWTEGHYNGAIKTRKTVQPAVAQAQAPAAEAADQARSRQLRELFDSLAREAAAGGGTGFRDVHGCAQEARRPSAALAPEDLTETEWFYLMSASYSFPPGVGLPGRAFARGGHVWLSRANEVDSKAFSRAILARSAGIKTVVCIPIVDGVLEIGTTEKVEEEMGLVQYAMAIFMDQQETHMIPSICHSNQTSHIDQQSLQTHTGQTKPEPNKFDPEYEDDEMEYDEDEIDAGCASGSETNTGWDYCRHGPPNITSNDDHATHNAGRSSELMQVEMSERVRDGCSSNLGDEIQMLMVCQNGTSDHSNLHVQDEPWHFLYEELCSGYPQSSAAGEDQAMAENAHYAHTVSLILHRNNARRQADGLNTRSYLAVSHRSSFSRWDAGIHGRTVAEGTTRQKMLKSVLLFFNAACNKPPGDLILRCDEAGARREVDFGASHVMQERKRREKLNERFIILRSLVPFVTKMDKASILGDTIEYVKQLTKRIQDLESSTVRGAAMPKEKRALLTGKEGPSSSSGSSSSAPVATDVQVSIIESDALLELRCPDRRGLLVTIMQALQEQLRLEVTSVQASSDHGVLLAEMRAKVREVHGRSSSISQVKRAIHLIISSG
- the LOC119303133 gene encoding uncharacterized protein LOC119303133; amino-acid sequence: MASPRTPDSPRGLIFAPGDADLITIYLQRKISGLPLPVAAAPYIHNADVYAAEPAAVVTGLLPASASNDGEGREWYFFTSVRAQSSRDTRRCRAVAGGVGTWHSEKARCDVLDAGGAVVGYRQPFTYEPKNGWLMLEFSQEDPRPGEAMPALCKIYKKRRAGRSASKPISSGSSSMSGSKRKAAAAGERSGEGSSARVRRCLQFRPSPAAPNPPTLVATSGIQEAFLLPVERPQAEQEPQEPPVRRAPTATPLIPSFSMGANPSLTFDGTAFLRRAQDSPTPANSDLSGTSTALLGNYELVSPASSELTCYNAMTPPSDNTGAWAFQPSALTSSNGTTSLLPGQDWATPESSQVSEASTVESYSCFSPDHATSRPTTLPISSGTGYCWSLPQYSELSAIFGA